The following are encoded in a window of Natronomonas gomsonensis genomic DNA:
- a CDS encoding DUF790 family protein — MLTADLARSRTTDEKVTPLFIDPDEERYRQTARELIQLFENHLGEPKGDLEDAIDELTVADTDYKIVQGLAKLLKDECEFEVVASVDPREIRRRLFEKANERYPIVRQPTLGEDTQKLEVYSAVADDLGVSLEECYRGMYADLEDNKRLVRIGTRTAAQYASDDDTSTSTTNLTGSSDAEYEHTDLTVDWLLTRYNLALAQAVLYDATEMRIQVWDHFGTVFSYVKLFGLMHRIYPIDSDGERVAGTDQAAGYEAVLDGPASLFSKSQKYGIRMANFLPALPLCDRWEMVAEILVDETTGATRQFALDHTEGLDSHYSAGKRFDSDVERTLADKWERANTDWVLVREDDVFDLGAEVMIPDFAIENPDGRRAILEIVGFWTPEYLDAKLEKIRKVEADNFVLAVSEQLDCASEEFGSAADRVLWFKTGIHVYDVVDLVEQYATEMP; from the coding sequence GTGCTGACGGCTGACCTCGCACGCTCGCGCACGACCGACGAGAAGGTCACCCCGCTGTTCATCGATCCCGACGAGGAGCGCTACCGACAGACCGCTCGAGAACTCATCCAGCTGTTTGAGAACCACCTTGGCGAGCCGAAAGGCGATCTCGAAGACGCGATTGACGAGCTCACCGTCGCGGATACCGACTACAAGATCGTCCAGGGACTCGCGAAGCTCCTCAAAGACGAGTGTGAGTTCGAGGTCGTCGCCTCCGTCGACCCACGGGAGATTCGCCGGCGACTCTTCGAGAAAGCCAACGAGCGCTATCCGATCGTCCGACAGCCGACGCTCGGCGAAGACACACAGAAACTGGAGGTGTACAGCGCGGTCGCTGACGACCTCGGGGTGTCGCTCGAGGAGTGCTATCGAGGGATGTACGCCGATCTCGAAGACAACAAACGACTCGTCCGAATCGGCACGCGGACGGCCGCCCAGTACGCCAGTGATGACGATACGTCGACGTCGACGACCAACCTGACCGGCAGCAGCGACGCGGAGTACGAACACACAGATCTCACCGTGGACTGGCTGTTGACGCGCTACAACCTCGCGCTCGCACAGGCGGTGCTCTACGACGCCACAGAAATGCGGATTCAGGTATGGGACCACTTCGGGACGGTGTTCAGCTACGTGAAGCTGTTCGGGTTGATGCATCGCATCTATCCGATCGACTCCGACGGTGAGCGCGTAGCGGGCACGGACCAAGCCGCCGGCTACGAGGCCGTACTGGACGGCCCGGCGTCGCTATTCTCGAAGTCGCAGAAGTATGGAATCCGGATGGCGAACTTCCTGCCGGCGTTGCCCCTCTGTGACCGCTGGGAGATGGTTGCCGAGATCCTCGTCGACGAGACGACCGGCGCGACGCGACAGTTCGCGCTCGATCACACGGAGGGCCTCGATTCGCACTACAGTGCTGGCAAGCGGTTCGATAGCGACGTGGAGCGGACGCTCGCGGATAAATGGGAGCGAGCGAATACGGACTGGGTGTTGGTGCGGGAGGACGATGTCTTCGACCTGGGTGCCGAGGTGATGATCCCCGACTTCGCAATCGAAAATCCCGATGGCAGGCGAGCGATCCTCGAGATCGTCGGCTTCTGGACACCCGAGTATCTGGACGCAAAGCTGGAGAAGATTCGAAAGGTGGAGGCCGACAATTTCGTGCTGGCTGTCTCGGAGCAACTGGATTGTGCGAGCGAGGAGTTCGGGAGCGCCGCCGATCGAGTGCTGTGGTTCAAAACTGGAATTCACGTCTACGATGTAGTCGATTTAGTCGAGCAATACGCGACAGAGATGCCATAG
- a CDS encoding calcium-binding protein, with amino-acid sequence MTRAEKDEEREERIKIRIIVDTYSPEEQAWGWYAYLDDTMDFPFEAQCVTEREESPLEEGETVRVVGMSPTDPTLNQMFVTIEWMGRELGVPLEQLEPIEASSNTNQAIADWQYWLDR; translated from the coding sequence ATGACGCGGGCCGAGAAGGACGAGGAGCGGGAAGAGCGCATCAAGATACGCATCATCGTTGATACCTACAGCCCAGAAGAGCAGGCGTGGGGATGGTACGCGTATCTGGATGACACGATGGACTTTCCGTTCGAAGCACAGTGTGTCACCGAGCGAGAGGAGTCACCCCTAGAGGAAGGCGAAACGGTACGCGTGGTTGGAATGTCCCCGACAGATCCGACTCTCAACCAGATGTTCGTGACGATCGAGTGGATGGGCAGAGAACTTGGCGTGCCACTGGAGCAACTGGAGCCGATCGAAGCCAGTAGTAACACGAACCAAGCGATCGCGGACTGGCAGTACTGGCTCGATCGTTGA
- a CDS encoding site-specific integrase — MVATRERALSEREFELLLEGAGRIGDTQRRLETRAAILLGGRLGLRPGETTHLSTSWVDIERQMIQIPSQENCTKGRDGGICGYCRQAVKQRLDHNPNTDFQSFAERYWLPKTEAASRTVPYHFSYRVRVAVELLLDEHGGWPYSFSTLQRRLETALGLSPELSNDATSLHGLRATAASYHAGRGLDLPALRAMFGWEDITTARQYLNVDGAMTRRALDSIHQ; from the coding sequence ATGGTAGCAACACGAGAGAGAGCCCTTAGCGAACGGGAGTTCGAACTATTGTTAGAAGGAGCTGGGCGAATAGGAGATACGCAACGGAGGCTCGAAACACGAGCAGCTATCCTCCTTGGAGGTCGTCTTGGACTTAGACCAGGAGAAACAACGCACTTGTCGACATCGTGGGTTGACATAGAGCGGCAGATGATCCAAATACCCAGTCAAGAAAACTGTACGAAGGGACGAGATGGCGGGATCTGTGGATACTGTCGGCAGGCGGTAAAACAACGGCTGGACCACAATCCCAATACGGATTTTCAGAGCTTTGCTGAGCGTTATTGGCTCCCGAAAACAGAAGCCGCATCTCGAACAGTTCCGTACCACTTTTCATATCGAGTTCGAGTCGCGGTTGAATTGTTACTCGACGAACATGGTGGCTGGCCGTATTCGTTCTCGACCTTACAGCGGCGTCTAGAAACGGCCCTGGGACTGTCTCCAGAACTGTCCAATGACGCAACCTCGTTACACGGACTACGTGCCACAGCAGCCTCGTACCATGCAGGAAGAGGCTTGGATCTTCCCGCACTCCGAGCAATGTTCGGTTGGGAGGACATCACGACTGCACGTCAATATCTGAACGTCGATGGAGCGATGACCCGGCGAGCGCTGGACAGTATTCATCAGTAA
- a CDS encoding DEAD/DEAH box helicase: protein MQVEFDDGTLLLRNAPDDVPYGEWDDRVDEYRTRAYRYRALLEWAGEWTDGNEQATLQEGFAHTLEDDARAYPDLELTPALHIEPRDYQQAALDAWIDHDRRGSVVLPTGSGKTFLGLQAIADAGVSTLVVTPTIDLMNQWHATLTNAFGDQLSEPIGVLGGGSHDVTAITVTTYDSAYRYVNEYGDQFGLLVVDEEHHLPAPTYRQIPEMMIAPYRLGLTATYERPDGKHELLEDLIGPVVYREDIDELAGEYLSEYETIHMSVELTADEREQYDEEYHIYRDYVDSHEFDLWKEEGYQEFLKSTSYDPQGRRALIAKQRAERIARTAEKKLDTLDNLIKRHHDDRAIIFTANNDFAYDISREFIVPCITHQTKTDERTEILERFRTGEYSMLVTSQVLDEGIDVPAANVGIILSGSASKRQYAQRLGRILRPTDDRQPARLYEIITEDTMETYVSQRRQEGVSASADG, encoded by the coding sequence ATGCAAGTCGAATTCGACGACGGAACGCTCCTGCTCCGTAATGCCCCCGACGATGTTCCCTATGGGGAGTGGGACGACCGCGTCGACGAGTACCGAACGCGAGCATATCGATATCGAGCGCTGCTCGAGTGGGCCGGCGAGTGGACGGACGGAAACGAGCAGGCAACGTTGCAAGAGGGTTTCGCTCACACTCTCGAAGACGACGCGCGGGCCTACCCCGATCTCGAACTCACGCCAGCGCTCCACATCGAACCGCGCGACTACCAGCAGGCCGCGCTCGACGCCTGGATCGACCACGATCGGCGAGGGAGTGTCGTGCTCCCCACGGGCAGCGGGAAGACGTTCCTCGGGCTGCAGGCCATCGCCGACGCCGGCGTGAGCACGCTCGTCGTGACGCCGACGATCGACCTCATGAATCAGTGGCACGCCACGCTCACCAACGCCTTCGGCGACCAGCTCTCCGAGCCGATCGGCGTCCTCGGTGGCGGCAGCCACGACGTCACCGCGATCACCGTCACCACCTACGACAGCGCCTACCGCTACGTCAACGAGTACGGCGACCAGTTCGGTCTACTTGTCGTCGACGAGGAACACCACCTGCCAGCTCCGACCTACCGGCAGATCCCCGAGATGATGATCGCGCCGTATCGCCTCGGGCTGACCGCCACCTACGAGCGGCCCGACGGCAAGCACGAACTCCTCGAGGACCTCATCGGCCCCGTTGTCTACCGGGAAGACATCGACGAGCTCGCCGGTGAATACCTCAGCGAGTACGAAACGATCCACATGTCGGTCGAGCTCACGGCCGACGAGCGCGAGCAGTACGACGAAGAGTATCATATCTACCGGGACTACGTCGACAGCCACGAGTTCGACCTCTGGAAAGAAGAGGGCTACCAGGAGTTCCTCAAGAGCACCTCCTACGACCCGCAGGGGCGACGTGCCCTCATCGCCAAGCAACGCGCCGAACGAATCGCCCGCACTGCCGAGAAGAAACTTGACACACTTGACAATCTCATCAAGCGCCATCACGACGACCGCGCGATCATCTTCACCGCCAACAACGACTTCGCCTACGACATCTCTCGGGAGTTCATCGTCCCCTGCATCACCCACCAGACCAAGACCGACGAACGCACCGAGATTCTGGAGCGGTTCCGGACCGGCGAATACTCGATGCTCGTCACGTCGCAGGTCCTCGACGAGGGGATCGACGTCCCGGCGGCAAACGTTGGGATCATCCTCTCGGGGAGCGCCTCGAAACGCCAGTACGCGCAACGGCTCGGCCGCATTCTTCGACCGACGGACGACCGCCAGCCCGCCCGTCTCTACGAAATCATCACCGAGGACACGATGGAGACCTACGTTTCGCAACGCCGCCAGGAGGGGGTGAGTGCCAGTGCTGACGGCTGA